Proteins encoded in a region of the Zea mays cultivar B73 chromosome 4, Zm-B73-REFERENCE-NAM-5.0, whole genome shotgun sequence genome:
- the LOC100383799 gene encoding Plastid division protein PDV1 isoform 1 (isoform 1 is encoded by transcript variant 1) gives MRWDASEAEVALERIWELHDRLSDAILAASRAHLFLLAPQPPPVPSAPPVKGAHRVSGGRNGCVFVKGGGEALAAAAESVSEVRSLHAIRSALEDVEDHLEFLHTVQSRHQAERDSAIARLEQSRLVLATRLAEHQGKKHRIIDEVLAFVGEVSDKSQFISFEDVCATHSRSEDDAEDNRGNGSRIMSNMLSSSLSLAKNSFRLDKIGGALGNAAMFAVSVLAFFQLHQITFGSKTPAMEYRKRIEYSIQPRSSQSNGKGKLLEVYLARG, from the exons ATGCGGTGGGACGCGTCGGAAGCAGAGGTAGCCCTTGAGCGGATCTGGGAACTCCATGACCGCCTCAGCGACGCCATCCTCGCCGCCTCCCGCGCGCACCTCTTCCTGCTCGCTCCCCAGCCTCCTCCCGTGCCGTCCGCGCCACCCGTCAAAGGGGCCCACCGAGTCAGCGGCGGTAGGAACGGCTGCGTCTTCGTCAAGGGCGGAGGAGAGGCGCTGGCCGCCGCCGCGGAGTCCGTGTCCGAGGTCAGGAGCCTGCACGCCATCCGCTCTGCGCTCGAGGACGTCGAGGACCACCTCGAGTTTTTACAC ACTGTTCAATCACGACATCAGGCAGAGCGAGATTCTGCAATTGCTAGACTGGAGCAAAGCCGTCTAGTCCTTGCTACGAGGTTAGCAGAACATCAAGGGAAGAAGCATAGAATCATCGATGAGGTCTTGGCATTTGTTGGTGAAGTGAGTGACAAGAGTCAATTTATCTCATTTGAAGATGTTTGTGCTACCCATAGCCGATCAGAGGATGATGCAGAGGACAACAGGGGCAACGGTTCAAGGATTATGTCAAACATGTTATCTAGCAGTTTGTCTTTAGCCAAGAATTCATTTCGACTGGACAAGATTGGTGGTGCTCTCGGTAACGCTGCAATGTTTGCAGTAAGTGTGCTTGCTTTCTTCCAGCTGCATCAAATTACATTTGGAAGTAAAACTCCAGCCATGGAATACAGGAAGAGAATCGAGTACAGTATTCAACCAAGGAGCTCACAATCGAATGGGAAAGGAAAACTTCTGGAGGTTTACCTAGCAAGAGGCTGA
- the LOC100383799 gene encoding plastid division protein PDV1 isoform X1 — protein MSCATVQSRHQAERDSAIARLEQSRLVLATRLAEHQGKKHRIIDEVLAFVGEVSDKSQFISFEDVCATHSRSEDDAEDNRGNGSRIMSNMLSSSLSLAKNSFRLDKIGGALGNAAMFAVSVLAFFQLHQITFGSKTPAMEYRKRIEYSIQPRSSQSNGKGKLLEVYLARG, from the exons ATGTCCTGTGCT ACTGTTCAATCACGACATCAGGCAGAGCGAGATTCTGCAATTGCTAGACTGGAGCAAAGCCGTCTAGTCCTTGCTACGAGGTTAGCAGAACATCAAGGGAAGAAGCATAGAATCATCGATGAGGTCTTGGCATTTGTTGGTGAAGTGAGTGACAAGAGTCAATTTATCTCATTTGAAGATGTTTGTGCTACCCATAGCCGATCAGAGGATGATGCAGAGGACAACAGGGGCAACGGTTCAAGGATTATGTCAAACATGTTATCTAGCAGTTTGTCTTTAGCCAAGAATTCATTTCGACTGGACAAGATTGGTGGTGCTCTCGGTAACGCTGCAATGTTTGCAGTAAGTGTGCTTGCTTTCTTCCAGCTGCATCAAATTACATTTGGAAGTAAAACTCCAGCCATGGAATACAGGAAGAGAATCGAGTACAGTATTCAACCAAGGAGCTCACAATCGAATGGGAAAGGAAAACTTCTGGAGGTTTACCTAGCAAGAGGCTGA